In Pangasianodon hypophthalmus isolate fPanHyp1 chromosome 3, fPanHyp1.pri, whole genome shotgun sequence, a single genomic region encodes these proteins:
- the LOC113541884 gene encoding zinc transporter ZIP9, whose product MDGALAVVLISVAMFVGCFLLGLIPLLINFSQQKQKFITVLGAGLLCGTALAIIIPEGVELLEGSFRDSFCSIVTTKLNASDSNSTLKPSTEKGLRPHVFIGASLVLGFTLMFVVDQIADYCSARASQSVYTGSTTATLGLLIHAAADGMALGAAVASSQVSVQVIVFFAVILHKAPAAFGLVSFLMHAGLDRSTIQKHLLAFSCAAPLTAISTYFILIATGGSSEHRLGATGIGMLVSAGTFLYVATVHVLPEINSRGQQRASHVHHHPETGAYHHTGLGLMESITLVAGAGLPVLLALGLPDD is encoded by the exons ATGGACGGAGCCCTGGCTGTTGTTTTAATCTCTGTCGCGATGTTTGTGGGATGTTTTCTGCTCGGACTCATTCCATTACTTATCAACTTCTCCCAG CAGAAACAGAAGTTTATTACAGtgctgggggcggggcttctgtGTGGCACCGCCCTCGCGATTATTATTCCGGAGGGGGTGGAGCTACTGGAGGGGTCATTCAGAG ATTCATTTTGCTCGATTGTAACAACTAAGCTGAATGCCTCCGATTCAAATTCTACTCTCAAGCCTTCCACAGAGAAAGGACTGCGTCCACATGTCTTCATTGGAGCATCACTGGTCCTGGGGTTCACACTGATGTTTGTGGTTGATCAGATTGCTGACTACTGCTCTGCACGCG CTTCACAGAGCGTATACACTGGCAGCACCACAGCAACTCTGGGTCTCCTCATTCACGCAGCAG CTGATGGTATGGCTCTAGGTGCAGCTGTTGCATCGTCTCAAGTGTCAGTTCAGGTCATTGTCTTCTTTGCTGTGATTTTGCACAAG GCTCCAGCTGCGTTCGGTCTCGTCTCATTCCTCATGCACGCAGGTTTGGATCGAAGTACAATTCAGAAGCATTTGCTGGCTTTTTCATGTGCAGCGCCTCTGACGGCAATCAGCACCTACTTCATCCTAATTGCG acGGGTGGATCGTCAGAGCACCGTCTCGGAGCGACAGGAATCGGCATGCTGGTCTCGGCTGGGACTTTCCTTTACGTGGCTACGGTGCATGTGCTGCCTGAGATTAACAGCAGAGGACAGCAGCGAGCCAGTCACGTCCACCACCATCCAGAAACAGGAGCGTACCATCACACAGGACTCGGCTTAATGGAAAGCATCACTCTGGTCGCTGGAGCTGGACTTCCTGTGCTCTTAGCCCTCGGATTACCTGACGATTGA